The Haemorhous mexicanus isolate bHaeMex1 chromosome 8, bHaeMex1.pri, whole genome shotgun sequence genome includes a window with the following:
- the MAP3K2 gene encoding mitogen-activated protein kinase kinase kinase 2 isoform X3 gives MDLHYSNNELVIPLTTQDDLDKAVELLDRSVHMKSLKILLVIHGNTQSPSVNNVEPLPSLEDLDNAVFGVTDRKRRLSVIGSNTHDRSSPPPGYIPDELHQVARNGSFTSINSEGEFIPESMDQMLDPLSLSSPENSGSGSCPSLDSPLDGDNYPKSRMPRAQSYPDNHQEFSVEYDIPIFEKFGKGGTYPRRYHISYHQQDYNDGRKTFPRARRTQGNNFRSPVSFSPTDHSLSTSSGSSVFTPEYEDNRMRRRGSDIDNPTLSVMDISPPSRSPRAPTNWRLGKLLGQGAFGRVYLCYDADTGRELAVKQVQFDPDSPETSKEVNALECEIQLLKNLLHERIVQYYGFLRDPPERTLSIFMEYMPGGSIKDQLKSYGALTENVTRKYTRQILEGVHYLHSNMIVHRDIKGANILRDSAGNVKLGDFGASKRLQTICLSGTGMKSVTGTPYWMSPEVISGEGYGRKADIWSVGCTVVEMLTEKPPWAEFEAMAAIFKIATQPTNPQLPPHVSDHARDFLKRIFIEAKLRPFADELLRHTFAHYH, from the exons ATGGATTTACATTACAGCAATAATGAG CTTGTAATTCCATTAACCACACAGGATGACCTGGACAAAGCTGTTGAACTACTTGACCGTAGTGTACATATGAAGAGTCTCAAGATACTGCTTGTAATACATGGAAATACACAG TCACCCAGTGTAAATAACGTGGAGCCCTTGCCCTCACTGGAAGATTTAGATAATGCAGTGTTTGGTGTGACAGACAGAAAAAGGCGACTGTCTGTAATAG gtTCTAATACTCATGATAGGAGTTCACCTCCCCCAGGATACATTCCAGATGAGCTGCATCAGGTGGCTCGAAATGGATCCTTCACCAGTATCAACAGTGAGGGTGAATTCATTCCAGAAAGTATGGATCAG aTGCTGGATCCATTGTCTTTGAGCAGTCCTGAAAACTCTGGCTCGGGAAGCTGTCCTTCGCTTGACAGCCCGTTAGATGg GGACAACTATCCCAAGTCTCGGATGCCAAGAGCACAGAGCTATCCAGATAATCATCAGGAATTCTCAG taGAGTATGATATCCCAATATTTGAGAAATTTGGAAAGGGGGGGACTTATCccagaagatatcacatttcATATCATCAACAAGACTACAATGATG GTCGTAAAACTTTTCCAAGAGCCAGAAGGACTCAGGGCAACAACTTCCGATCACCGGTCAGTTTCAGTCCCACTGATCACTCACTGAGCaccagcagtgggagcagcgTTTTCACGCCGGAGTACGAAGATAACCGAATGAGGAGGAGGGGCAGTGACATAGACAATCCTACCTTGTCAGTCATGGACATCAGCCCACCCAGCCGCT CACCACGAGCTCCAACTAACTGGAGACTTGGTAAACTGCTGGGTCAAGGTGCCTTTGGCAGAGTATATCTGTGTTACGATGCTGACACTGGACGAGAACTGGCTGTTAAACAAGTTCAGTTTGATCCTGATAGCCCGGAAACCAGCAAG GAAGTAAATGCACTTGAGTGTGAGATTCAGTTGCTGAAAAATCTGCTGCATGAAAGAATTGTTCAGTATTATGGCTTCTTGAGAGATCCACCTGAAAGGACACTCTCAATATTCATGGAGTACATGCCTGGG GGTTCCATCAAAGACCAGTTGAAATCATATGGAGCTCTCACAGAGAACGTGACTCGTAAATACACACGGCAGATTCTGGAAGGAGTTCACTATTTGCACAGTAATATGATTGTCCATCGAGATATTAAAG GAGCAAATATTCTGCGGGATTCAGCAGGCAATGTGAAGCTTGGTGACTTTGGTGCCAGCAAACGGCTGCAGACCATCTGTCTGTCTGGTACAGGAATGAAGTCTGTCACAGGAACTCCCTACTGGATGAGTCCCGAAGTTATTAGTGGGGAAGGGTATGGCAGAAAAGCAGACATCTG GAGTGTAGGTTGCACCGTGGTAGAAATGCTCACTGAGAAGCCCCCATGGGCAGAGTTTGAAGCCATGGCTGCCATCTTTAAAATTGCCACTCAGCCAACcaacccccagctccctcctcacGTCTCCGACCACGCTCGGGATTTCTTGAAACGGATTTTTATCGAGGCCAAGCTGCGACCGTTTGCAGATGAACTGCTAAGACACACGTTTGCACACTATCACTAA
- the MAP3K2 gene encoding mitogen-activated protein kinase kinase kinase 2 isoform X1, translated as MDEQQALNSIMQDLAVLHKASRPVLPQQETGKPKSSSPKKQNDVRVKFEHRGEKRILQLPRPVKLEDLAAKAKVAFGQTMDLHYSNNELVIPLTTQDDLDKAVELLDRSVHMKSLKILLVIHGNTQSPSVNNVEPLPSLEDLDNAVFGVTDRKRRLSVIGSNTHDRSSPPPGYIPDELHQVARNGSFTSINSEGEFIPESMDQMLDPLSLSSPENSGSGSCPSLDSPLDGDNYPKSRMPRAQSYPDNHQEFSVEYDIPIFEKFGKGGTYPRRYHISYHQQDYNDGRKTFPRARRTQGNNFRSPVSFSPTDHSLSTSSGSSVFTPEYEDNRMRRRGSDIDNPTLSVMDISPPSRSPRAPTNWRLGKLLGQGAFGRVYLCYDADTGRELAVKQVQFDPDSPETSKEVNALECEIQLLKNLLHERIVQYYGFLRDPPERTLSIFMEYMPGGSIKDQLKSYGALTENVTRKYTRQILEGVHYLHSNMIVHRDIKGANILRDSAGNVKLGDFGASKRLQTICLSGTGMKSVTGTPYWMSPEVISGEGYGRKADIWSVGCTVVEMLTEKPPWAEFEAMAAIFKIATQPTNPQLPPHVSDHARDFLKRIFIEAKLRPFADELLRHTFAHYH; from the exons GATCCTGCAATTACCAAGGCCTGTTAAACTTGAAGATCTTGCAGCTAAAGCTAAAGTTGCTTTTGGACAGACTATGGATTTACATTACAGCAATAATGAG CTTGTAATTCCATTAACCACACAGGATGACCTGGACAAAGCTGTTGAACTACTTGACCGTAGTGTACATATGAAGAGTCTCAAGATACTGCTTGTAATACATGGAAATACACAG TCACCCAGTGTAAATAACGTGGAGCCCTTGCCCTCACTGGAAGATTTAGATAATGCAGTGTTTGGTGTGACAGACAGAAAAAGGCGACTGTCTGTAATAG gtTCTAATACTCATGATAGGAGTTCACCTCCCCCAGGATACATTCCAGATGAGCTGCATCAGGTGGCTCGAAATGGATCCTTCACCAGTATCAACAGTGAGGGTGAATTCATTCCAGAAAGTATGGATCAG aTGCTGGATCCATTGTCTTTGAGCAGTCCTGAAAACTCTGGCTCGGGAAGCTGTCCTTCGCTTGACAGCCCGTTAGATGg GGACAACTATCCCAAGTCTCGGATGCCAAGAGCACAGAGCTATCCAGATAATCATCAGGAATTCTCAG taGAGTATGATATCCCAATATTTGAGAAATTTGGAAAGGGGGGGACTTATCccagaagatatcacatttcATATCATCAACAAGACTACAATGATG GTCGTAAAACTTTTCCAAGAGCCAGAAGGACTCAGGGCAACAACTTCCGATCACCGGTCAGTTTCAGTCCCACTGATCACTCACTGAGCaccagcagtgggagcagcgTTTTCACGCCGGAGTACGAAGATAACCGAATGAGGAGGAGGGGCAGTGACATAGACAATCCTACCTTGTCAGTCATGGACATCAGCCCACCCAGCCGCT CACCACGAGCTCCAACTAACTGGAGACTTGGTAAACTGCTGGGTCAAGGTGCCTTTGGCAGAGTATATCTGTGTTACGATGCTGACACTGGACGAGAACTGGCTGTTAAACAAGTTCAGTTTGATCCTGATAGCCCGGAAACCAGCAAG GAAGTAAATGCACTTGAGTGTGAGATTCAGTTGCTGAAAAATCTGCTGCATGAAAGAATTGTTCAGTATTATGGCTTCTTGAGAGATCCACCTGAAAGGACACTCTCAATATTCATGGAGTACATGCCTGGG GGTTCCATCAAAGACCAGTTGAAATCATATGGAGCTCTCACAGAGAACGTGACTCGTAAATACACACGGCAGATTCTGGAAGGAGTTCACTATTTGCACAGTAATATGATTGTCCATCGAGATATTAAAG GAGCAAATATTCTGCGGGATTCAGCAGGCAATGTGAAGCTTGGTGACTTTGGTGCCAGCAAACGGCTGCAGACCATCTGTCTGTCTGGTACAGGAATGAAGTCTGTCACAGGAACTCCCTACTGGATGAGTCCCGAAGTTATTAGTGGGGAAGGGTATGGCAGAAAAGCAGACATCTG GAGTGTAGGTTGCACCGTGGTAGAAATGCTCACTGAGAAGCCCCCATGGGCAGAGTTTGAAGCCATGGCTGCCATCTTTAAAATTGCCACTCAGCCAACcaacccccagctccctcctcacGTCTCCGACCACGCTCGGGATTTCTTGAAACGGATTTTTATCGAGGCCAAGCTGCGACCGTTTGCAGATGAACTGCTAAGACACACGTTTGCACACTATCACTAA
- the MAP3K2 gene encoding mitogen-activated protein kinase kinase kinase 2 isoform X2, protein MDEQQALNSIMQDLAVLHKASRPVLPQQETGKPKSSSPKKQNDVRVKFEHRGEKRILQLPRPVKLEDLAAKAKVAFGQTMDLHYSNNELVIPLTTQDDLDKAVELLDRSVHMKSLKILLVIHGNTQSPSVNNVEPLPSLEDLDNAVFGVTDRKRRLSVIGSNTHDRSSPPPGYIPDELHQVARNGSFTSINSEGEFIPESMDQMLDPLSLSSPENSGSGSCPSLDSPLDGDNYPKSRMPRAQSYPDNHQEFSEYDIPIFEKFGKGGTYPRRYHISYHQQDYNDGRKTFPRARRTQGNNFRSPVSFSPTDHSLSTSSGSSVFTPEYEDNRMRRRGSDIDNPTLSVMDISPPSRSPRAPTNWRLGKLLGQGAFGRVYLCYDADTGRELAVKQVQFDPDSPETSKEVNALECEIQLLKNLLHERIVQYYGFLRDPPERTLSIFMEYMPGGSIKDQLKSYGALTENVTRKYTRQILEGVHYLHSNMIVHRDIKGANILRDSAGNVKLGDFGASKRLQTICLSGTGMKSVTGTPYWMSPEVISGEGYGRKADIWSVGCTVVEMLTEKPPWAEFEAMAAIFKIATQPTNPQLPPHVSDHARDFLKRIFIEAKLRPFADELLRHTFAHYH, encoded by the exons GATCCTGCAATTACCAAGGCCTGTTAAACTTGAAGATCTTGCAGCTAAAGCTAAAGTTGCTTTTGGACAGACTATGGATTTACATTACAGCAATAATGAG CTTGTAATTCCATTAACCACACAGGATGACCTGGACAAAGCTGTTGAACTACTTGACCGTAGTGTACATATGAAGAGTCTCAAGATACTGCTTGTAATACATGGAAATACACAG TCACCCAGTGTAAATAACGTGGAGCCCTTGCCCTCACTGGAAGATTTAGATAATGCAGTGTTTGGTGTGACAGACAGAAAAAGGCGACTGTCTGTAATAG gtTCTAATACTCATGATAGGAGTTCACCTCCCCCAGGATACATTCCAGATGAGCTGCATCAGGTGGCTCGAAATGGATCCTTCACCAGTATCAACAGTGAGGGTGAATTCATTCCAGAAAGTATGGATCAG aTGCTGGATCCATTGTCTTTGAGCAGTCCTGAAAACTCTGGCTCGGGAAGCTGTCCTTCGCTTGACAGCCCGTTAGATGg GGACAACTATCCCAAGTCTCGGATGCCAAGAGCACAGAGCTATCCAGATAATCATCAGGAATTCTCAG AGTATGATATCCCAATATTTGAGAAATTTGGAAAGGGGGGGACTTATCccagaagatatcacatttcATATCATCAACAAGACTACAATGATG GTCGTAAAACTTTTCCAAGAGCCAGAAGGACTCAGGGCAACAACTTCCGATCACCGGTCAGTTTCAGTCCCACTGATCACTCACTGAGCaccagcagtgggagcagcgTTTTCACGCCGGAGTACGAAGATAACCGAATGAGGAGGAGGGGCAGTGACATAGACAATCCTACCTTGTCAGTCATGGACATCAGCCCACCCAGCCGCT CACCACGAGCTCCAACTAACTGGAGACTTGGTAAACTGCTGGGTCAAGGTGCCTTTGGCAGAGTATATCTGTGTTACGATGCTGACACTGGACGAGAACTGGCTGTTAAACAAGTTCAGTTTGATCCTGATAGCCCGGAAACCAGCAAG GAAGTAAATGCACTTGAGTGTGAGATTCAGTTGCTGAAAAATCTGCTGCATGAAAGAATTGTTCAGTATTATGGCTTCTTGAGAGATCCACCTGAAAGGACACTCTCAATATTCATGGAGTACATGCCTGGG GGTTCCATCAAAGACCAGTTGAAATCATATGGAGCTCTCACAGAGAACGTGACTCGTAAATACACACGGCAGATTCTGGAAGGAGTTCACTATTTGCACAGTAATATGATTGTCCATCGAGATATTAAAG GAGCAAATATTCTGCGGGATTCAGCAGGCAATGTGAAGCTTGGTGACTTTGGTGCCAGCAAACGGCTGCAGACCATCTGTCTGTCTGGTACAGGAATGAAGTCTGTCACAGGAACTCCCTACTGGATGAGTCCCGAAGTTATTAGTGGGGAAGGGTATGGCAGAAAAGCAGACATCTG GAGTGTAGGTTGCACCGTGGTAGAAATGCTCACTGAGAAGCCCCCATGGGCAGAGTTTGAAGCCATGGCTGCCATCTTTAAAATTGCCACTCAGCCAACcaacccccagctccctcctcacGTCTCCGACCACGCTCGGGATTTCTTGAAACGGATTTTTATCGAGGCCAAGCTGCGACCGTTTGCAGATGAACTGCTAAGACACACGTTTGCACACTATCACTAA